A stretch of Brachyhypopomus gauderio isolate BG-103 chromosome 3, BGAUD_0.2, whole genome shotgun sequence DNA encodes these proteins:
- the LOC143509288 gene encoding uncharacterized protein LOC143509288 produces MEDLQYLEEMNVPSNLRLMMMKLPYKMRERWRAVACDLQERRGTRAMFADFVTFIERQVKIMSDPLFGDLQGTPSYHTSLKFKARPSGRGHVTVAAVDAARPSNSFAPRHQRKGPPVQKYDHGACFVCKGQHSVLKCSALEQMTHREKLDAVKENRLCFRCLMPGHMSKACDKPLTCAVCAKSHPTILHVDSKTPHVSVSNALVSLQTCAHTGAGNDECVLSIVPVRVKAKSGSHIINTYAFLDPGSSASFCTETLMRKLNLSGVKTNILLRTLGQERVVSTYSLKGFQISGLNEETFLDLPEVFTQKAMPVSRKNILSQEDLEEWAYLKYINIPSLEADVELLIGTNAQKLMEPWEVINSQGEGPYAIRTLLGWVVSGPLRGREDEGRYDCPAVTVNRISVTKLQDLLIAQYNQDFNEAIADDSSLSREDHRFMQIVESSIHQDEGHYCFDLPFKVAEVTLPDNRCVAEQRLFSLQRKFKRNKEFHQEYTEFMSEVIASGYAEPVPCQQLNRSDGRLWFLPHHGVYHPRKKTLRVVFDCASVYQGISLNSQLLQGPLLTSTLLGVLTRFRKECVALMADVQAMFHQVRVSPEYTDFLRFLWFPDGDFTLAPMQYRMKVHLFGAVSSPSCANYALRRIVQDYKDHFEPCILNTILHNFYMDDCLTSVSSEAKARKMVSELTAACAKGGFHLSKWTSNSSEVLASIPDAQRSKTTRGLDLDQKANAVETALGLHWCIDADVLTFRLALEERPPTRRGILSVVSSVFDPLGFLAPLTLPVKRMLQEMCRLNIGWDVHIPQVFSKQWSNWLKNLHYVAEFKVNRCMKPNNFGEPTFMQLHHFSDASEYGYGTVTYLRMENKENQVSLAFILGKARVAPLKQTTIPRLKLTAAVLAVRLDKMLRREFQLDLQPSVFWTDSTTVLKYIANETRRFHTFVANRVAVIRELTSVAQWRYVGTKLNPADEASRGLSAEEFLACERWLKGPPFLLKGEEEWPVTISDQPMVFLEDPEVKRESLVSALVVQAPLNATQIFLNYFSDFKRLKRSAAWILKFRGILLTSSQKRKSLKPELQKERIKVSGESLTTADLQRAEEAIIRFYQQEKFPEEIAALQEGRSVKRSSDLYKLDPRLQDGMLRVGGRLSRAAMPEEEKHPVILAKDQNVSKLILKHVHQCLGHAGRNHMLSFLRKKYWITHANSACRKVILECTECRRIQGNMGQQKMADLPEERVVSDLPAFTNVGVDYFGPVEVKKGRGRVKRYGVLFTCLASRAVHLEVAYALDTDSCINAIRRFMCRRGQISHLISDNGTNFIGAERELREAVSKLDHSKIQHDLLQNGLTWSFNPPAGAHHGGVWERLIRLVKRVLASTLRLQTLDDEGFHTVLCEIEAILNSRPITKASEDVNDLEALTPNHLLLLKTKPLLPPGLFQRDDLYLKRRWRQVQFLSDLFWKRWVREYLPLLQERHKWMRPRRSFAVGDIVVVMEPLAPRGSWQMARVTQTYPDKRGHVRSVQLRTKTGQLERPVTKICLLMEAEVPSSKTQDDDIDG; encoded by the coding sequence ATGGAAGATCTGCAGTATCTGGAGGAGATGAACGTGCCATCCAACCTGCGCttgatgatgatgaagttgCCGTACAagatgagggagagatggagggcgGTTGCATGTGACCTTCAGGAGAGGCGTGGCACAAGGGCCATGTTTGCTGATTTTGTGACTTTTATTGAACGTCAGGTGAAAATTATGTCTGACCCTCTCTTTGGAGATTTGCAGGGCACACCATCATACCACACCTCCCTTAAGTTCAAGGCCAGGCCTTCTGGAAGAGGGCATGTTACCGTTGCTGCTGTCGATGCTGCCCGACCATCAAATTCCTTTGCACCCCGACATCAGCGTAAGGGTCCACCTGTACAGAAGTATGACCATGGAGCATGCTTTGTGTGTAAAGGCCAACATTCAGTGCTTAAATGTTCTGCTCTTGAGCAAATGACACAtagagaaaaacttgatgctgtAAAAGAAAATCGACTCTGCTTTCGCTGCCTCATGCCAGGTCATATGAGTAAGGCATGCGATAAGCCTCTaacttgtgctgtgtgtgcaaaGAGCCATCCGACTATTTTACATGTTGATTCTAAAACGCCACATGTTTCAGTTAGTAATGCTCTTGTGTCATTGCAGACATGTGCCCATACAGGGGCCGGGAATGATGAATGTGTCCTTTCCATTGTGCCTGTACGGGTGAAGGCAAAGTCTGGCAGTCACATCATCAACACCTATGCCTTCCTTGACCCTGGGAGCTCAGCCTCTTTCTGCACTGAGACACTCATGAGGAAGCTGAATCTCTCCGGTGTTAAAACTAACATTCTGCTTCGCACCCTAGGCCAAGAAAGAGTAGTTAGCACCTATTCACTTAAAGGCTTTCAGATTTCTGGCCTGAATGAAGAAACATTTCTGGATTTGCCTGAAGTGTTTACTCAAAAGGCCATGCCGGTAAGCAGGAAAAACATTCTTAGTCAAGAAGATCTGGAAGAGTGGGCTTATCTCAAGTACATTAATATTCCTAGTTTGGAGGCAGATGTCGAATTACTTATAGGTACCAATGCACAGAAGCTTATGGAACCCTGGGAAGTGATCAATAGCCAAGGGGAGGGGCCATATGCAATCAGGACCCTACTGGGGTGGGTCGTGAGTGGTCCATTGAGAGGCAGGGAAGATGAGGGCAGGTATGATTGTCCGGCTGTCACTGTCAATAGGATCTCAGTTACCAAGCTACAAGATTTGTTGATTGCTCAATACAATCAGGATTTCAATGAAGCTATAGCAGATGATTCCTCTTTGTCCAGGGAAGATCATAGGTTTATGCAAATTGTTGAGTCATCCATCCATCAGGATGAGGGTCACTACTGCTTTGACTTGCCTTTCAAGGTTGCCGAAGTTACACTtccagacaatcgttgtgtcgCAGAGCAGCGTCTCTTTAGTCTCCAAAGAAAGTTCAAAAGGAACAAAGAATTCCATCAAGAATACACTGAGTTCATGTCTGAAGTCATTGCGAGTGGTTATGCTGAGCCTGTGCCATGTCAACAGCTGAATAGGTCTGATGGCAGGCTTTGGTTTTTACCCCACCATGGGGTATACCATCCTAGGAAGAAAACTCTTAGGGTGGTTTTTGACTGTGCCTCTGTCTATCAAGGAATCTCACTCAATTCCCAGCTCCTGCAAGGTCCCTTGCTCACCAGTACTTTGCTTGGTGTACTCACCAGATTCAGAAAGGAATGTGTAGCGCTGATGGCAGACGTCCAAGCTATGTTCCATCAGGTGAGAGTGTCTCCAGAGTACACAGATTTTTTACGTTTTTTGTGGTTTCCTGATGGTGACTTCACACTTGCGCCTATGCAGTACAGAATGAAGGTGCACCTTTTTGGAGCAGTGTCTTCACCTAGTTGTGCAAATTACGCATTGAGAAGAATTGTACAAGATTACAAAGATCACTTTGAACCATGCATTCTAAATACAATATTGCATAACTTTTATATGGATGATTGTTTGACTTCCGTGTCTTCAGAGGCAAAGGCTAGGAAGATGGTGAGTGAGCTGACCGCAGCATGTGCTAAAGGGGGGTTCCACTTGTCGAAGTGGACAAGCAACAGCAGTGAAGTCTTAGCCAGTATTCCAGATGCCCAGAGATCAAAGACCACTAGGGGACTTGATCTAGATCAAAAGGCAAATGCTGTTGAGACTGCTCTTGGCCTGCATTGGTGTATTGATGCTGATGTCCTGACTTTCAGGTTAGCCTTGGAAGAGCGCCCTCCCACACGACGTGGCATATTGTCTGTTGTGTCCTCTGTGTTTGACCCCTTAGGGTTTCTTGCGCCACTCACATTGCCAGTGAAGAGAATGCTGCAGGAGATGTGCAGGTTGAACATCGGCTGGGATGTCCATATACCCCAGGTCTTCTCTAAGCAGTGGTCCAACTGGCTTAAAAATCTGCATTATGTGGCTGAGTTCAAAGTGAATCGCTGCATGAAGCCCAACAACTTTGGGGAACCTACCTTTATGCAGCTACACCACTTCTCAGACGCCAGTGAGTATGGTTATGGGACCGTCACTTACCTCAGAATGGAGAACAAGGAGAACCAAGTGAGTCTTGCTTTCATCTTAGGAAAGGCCAGAGTAGCCCCTTTAAAGCAAACAACCATTCCCCGTCTTAAATTGACTGCTGCTGTCCTAGCTGTCCGCCTTGACAAGATGCTGAGAAGAGAATTTCAGCTTGACTTGCAGCCATCAGTGTTCTGGACAGATAGCACCACTGTTTTAAAGTATATTGCCAATGAGACCAGAAGATTTCATACATTTGTAGCCAATAGGGTGGCAGTTATTAGAGAATTGACCAGTGTTGCACAGTGGAGATACGTTGGCACAAAGTTGAACCCGGCAGATGAGGCATCCAGAGGGCTGAGTGCTGAAGAGTTCCTGGCCTGTGAGAGGTGGCTGAAGGGACCTCCATTTCTCTTAAAAGGGGAAGAGGAGTGGCCGGTTACCATTTCAGATCAGCCTATGGTCTTTTTGGAAGACCCTGAAGTGAAAAGGGAATCACTGGTGAGTGCCCTCGTAGTACAGGCACCACTGAATGcaacacaaatatttttaaactaCTTTTCTGATTTTAAAAGATTAAAGAGATCTGCTGCTTGGATTCTTAAATTCAGAGGTATACTTTTAACATCGTCACAAAAGAGAAAGTCCCTTAAACCTGAGCTCCAGAAAGAAAGAATAAAGGTCTCTGGCGAATCATTAACAACAGCCGATCTGCAGAGGGCAGAAGAAGCCATTATTCGCTTCTATCAGCAAGAGAAATTTCCAGAGGAAATTGCTGCACTGCAAGAAGGAAGGTCTGTGAAACGCAGCAGCGATCTCTATAAGCTCGACCCAAGGTTGCAAGATGGAATGCTGAGAGTTGGAGGTAGGCTCAGTAGGGCGGCAATGCCCGAAGAGGAGAAGCACCCTGTTATTCTGGCTAAAGATCAAAATGTATCTAAACTCATCTTGAAACATGTACACCAATGTCTTGGCCATGCAGGTCGTAATCACATGTTGTCCTTTCTCAGAAAGAAATATTGGATAACTCATGCAAACTCTGCTTGCAGGAAGGTCATTTTAGAATGTACAGAATGCCGGCGCATCCAGGGAAACATGGGGCAGCAGAAGATGGCTGACCTCCCAGAGGAACGAGTTGTGTCAGACCTGCCCGCTTTTACCAATGTAGGTGTGGATTATTTCGGCCCAGTGGAAGTGAAGAAAGGCCGAGGAAGAGTGAAGCGCTATGGTGTTTTGTTTACATGTCTGGCAAGTAGAGCAGTCCACCTTGAGGTAGCCTATGCTCTTGACACTGATTCATGTATCAACGCCATTAGGCGGTTCATGTGTCGAAGAGGTCAAATATCTCATTTAATTTCTGATAATGGCACAAACTTTATTGGAGCTGAGCGGGAGTTAAGGGAGGCCGTTTCAAAGTTGGACCACAGCAAGATCCAGCATGATCTTTTACAAAATGGGCTAACGTGGTCTTTTAACCCTCCAGCAGGCGCTCACCATGGCGGAGTTTGGGAGCGTTTGATCCGGCTTGTGAAGCGTGTCCTGGCCTCCACACTCAGACTTCAAACCCTGGACGATGAAGGCTTCCACACAGTTCTTTGTGAGATCGAAGCAATCTTGAATAGTCGACCAATCACGAAGGCCTCAGAAGATGTCAATGACTTGGAAGCTCTCACCCCTAACCACCTTCTCCTCCTGAAGACAAAGCCACTCCTACCCCCGGGGTTGTTCCAAAGGGATGACTTGTATCTGAAGAGAAGATGGCGACAGGTGCAATTTCTCTCTGACCTTTTCTGGAAACGCTGGGTGAGGGAGTACTTACCGCTGCTCCAGGAGAGACATAAGTGGATGAGGCCAAGGAGAAGCTTTGCCGTTGGCGACATCGTGGTTGTGATGGAGCCGTTGGCTCCAAGAGGGTCCTGGCAGATGGCACGAGTCACACAGACGTATCCAGACAAGAGAGGCCATGTGCGTTCAGTCCAGTTGAGAACAAAAACGGGGCAACTGGAAAGGCCAGTTACAAAGATATGCCTCTTGATGGAAGCCGAAGTCCCAAGTTCCAAGACCCAAGATGATGATATAGATGGTTGA